The sequence AGTTCATTCAGTCCCTGGAACAGGGATACGATACTCTGGTGGGAGAAGGCGGGGGCCAGCTTTCCGGCGGGGAGCGCCAGCGCATTTCTATTGCAAGGGCTATTTTAAAAAACAGTCCGGTGATCCTGCTTGATGAGGCGACAGCCTATACGGATTCAGAAAATGAAGCGGTCATCCAGCAGTCGGTTTCCAGGCTGGTCCGGGGAAAGACCCTCATTGTCATTGCCCACAGGCTTTCTACCATATCTTCCGCAGACAGGATCATCGTGGTAAATGACGGACGGATCGATAGCCAGGGCACTCATGAGGAGCTTCTTGCCGGCAGTACCATGTACCACAGTATGTGGAGTGCCCATATAGGCTCCAGAGATATTGATCCGGAAGAGAGGAGATAGGAACAATGATCAAAATACTTAAAAAGATCCTTTGTTTTTCGGGAAAGCATAAGGGCCAGCTGGTCCGTGCGGTTTGGTATCACATTTTTTATTCCGTTTTTGAAGCCCTTCCGGTGGCTGGGATCTTATACAGTCTGACCGCCATTGCAGAAAGCAGGGCGGACGGAGCCCCCCTTTCCATAAGAGTGATCCTGATCACTCTGGGAATTATGCTTTTCAGCGTTGCAGGCCGGATACTGTTTCATTACCTGGCCAACAGGGAAAGCAGTACTGCCTGTTTCTCCATGTGCGCAGACCAGCGGATCGCCATCGGAGAACGGTTAAAACGCATGCCTATGGGATTCTTTAATACCAACAGTCTGGGAGAGATCACCTCAACAGTGACCACCACCATGAATGAAATTGAAGCCATGGCAGGTACAGCGATCACCAATATCGTCGTTGGCCTTGTCCATGCGGTCATACTCACTCTGGTGATTACCATGTTTCATTGGAAGATTGGGTTGATTTCATTTGCAGCCATTCTACTGGGGCTTTGGGTCAACGGATTTCTACAGAAAAAGAGCATGGAGATTGCCCCGGAGAAGCAAGACGTTCAGGCCTCCCTGGCTTCTGCGGTGCTGGAGTATATTCAGGGGATTTCTGTTGTAAAGGCTTATGGGCTGGGGGAGACCTCCAACCGCACCGTAGATGGAGCCATAGGGGAAAGCTGCAGCCAGAATCTTCGCTTTGAGCGTCTGTTTACCGGGCTTACGGCCCTTTACAGCTATATTTTCAAGGCTGCAGCATGTGGAGTTCTGATGGCGGCTTGCTGCCTGTTTGCCGGAGGGGAACTTACTCTTTCTAATGCCCTGACCATAGTGATCTCCAGCTTTGTCATGTATTCTTATATCGAGGGAGTGGGAGGAAGCGCTTCGCTCCTGGAATTGATCGATGACAATTTAAACCGGATCCAGGCGGTATATGAGGCTCCTGTTTTAGATGAAAACGGTGCTGATATCCAGCCGGATCATTTTGATATTGAATTTAAGGATGTAAGCTTTTCCTATGATACAAGAAAAATATTGGATCATGTTGACTTAAGGATTCCGGAAAGGACTACGGCTGCTATCATAGGGCCTTCAGGAGGAGGAAAAAGCACCTTGTGCAGCCTGATTGCACGCTTTTGGGATGTGGATTCCGGAGAAGTCCTTTTAAATGGCAGAAATGTGAAGGACTACACCTCAGACAGCCTGTTAAGAAACTTAAGCATTGTCTTCCAGAACGTTTATCTATTCCGGGGAACCATTGCAGACAACATCCGTTTCGGAAGGCCGGGAGCCACCATGGAACAGATCATGGTGGCAGCAAAAAAAGCCTGCTGTCACGATTTTATTATGGAGTTTCCCCAGGGGTATGGTACCCTGGTAGGGGAAGGGGGAGGAAGCCTTTCCGGGGGGCAAAAGCAAAGAATATCCATTGCCAGGGCCATCTTAAAGGATGCACCTATTATCATTCTGGATGAAGCCACCTCAAGCGTGGACCCTGAGAATGAGCTGCAGCTTCAGACTGCCATAGAGGAGCTGACAAAACGGAAAACAGTCATCATGATTGCCCACCGCCTTACCACGGTCCGCCATGCGGACCAGATATTGGTGCTGAGTGGAGGAAAGATCGCTGAGCGGGGCAGGCATGAAGAGCTGGTGGAGAAAAACGGCCTGTACCGGGAATTTTTACAGGTAAGAAAGCGGGCCATTGGCTGGAGCCTGGATAAGAACCCTTAATATGCCTTTCATGTACTCTGTGCTGCGTTCTGATTTTATAATGCTATAGTACTTCCATTATACCTCATTGGAGTGGGGGTTGAGAGACTGGAGGCAACTGGAGACAAATACCTTTTGGCGGGGCTTTAAATGCTGGAAGTCAGGCTGCATTCTTTCGTCCCTGATTCTGGTATTCCCTTTTTCCCTGGCTCCTTAGAATGACTGAAGTTTTTATCTGCTAATTTCCCAATTATACTGTATTTTTGCTTTCTGCTTCCATAACCTTTGTTACATTTCTTTCTTTTCTTTATGGCATTTCCGTGGTAAATTATAGTGAAGCAAAAAGGCAACCATAATGAACGGCAAAAAGGCAGGTACAAATATGAAATGGAGAGATAGCTTCCAAGGCGACCCTCACCGGCGGCGCAATCATCTGTCTGGGATCCTTATGTTTAACTTTGGAGGAAAAATCAATGGATCTTTATTCACGAAAAAACGGGCCGGACATTCCCTTATTGATAAAACGTCTAGAGCGGAATAACATGGCAGGTTATCTGGTTCAGGATAAAAATGAACTTCTGGAGCTTTTAAGAAGGCTTATTGCGGATGGGACGACTGTAGGATGCGGAGATTCTGTCACCCTGGAACAGACGGGAGTGTTTGAAGATTTAAGAAAAAGGGATGTGGATTTTCTGGATAAGTATGATCCTTCTCTTACCAGGGAAGGAAAACGGGAGATATACCTTAAGAATTTTTCGGCAGACACGTTTATCACCGGAACCAACGCGATTACCAAGGACGGGAAGATCTTTAACATTGACGGCAATGGAAGCAGGGTGGCCCCCATGCTGTACGGGCCGGAGCAGGTCATCGTTGTTGCAGGGACGAACAAGATAACGGAAGATGTGGAAGCAGCTGTAAAAAGAACCAGACAGGTCGCGGCTCCCCTGGATGCAAAGCGTCTCAACAAGTCAACTCCCTGTACCACCCTTGGCCGCTGCATTGACTGCGGACACAGGGAGAGGATCTGCAATGATTTTGTTTTGATTACAGGACAATTTATAAAAGACAGGATTAAAGTAATCCTTGTTAATGAGGAACTGGGCTATTAAATAGCCCAGTTCCTTTATTATAAATACAGCCGCTTTCACGAAGCGTGCAGATCTTTCCTTTCGTAAAGCCTGACTGCCATGAAACAACCGGCCAGAGTAATGATCAAGGAAAGCAGGATATAAAAAGGGCTTAATCCGTTTTCCGAAACCGAAACCACATTAAAATAACCTACCGGTGTCAGTACCTTTAAAAAAGCCATGATACCGGCATAATCAAGGGCAAAGCTGATCACATAAAATGCCGCAACCGTAAGCAATGTATAAAGGCTTGCGGCTTTATAGCTTTTTGTAAGGCCTGAGATGAAAAGCCCGATGGAAAACAGCATGATCTGGGTAAGAAGGATTCCAAGGGTTGTGATGATATGAGTGCCGGTAATCCTTAGATCGCCCAGAGGGAGGATGATGCACAAATATGACATTATCCCAATGGTAAGGGAGAATACCATAAGGTTTGTTACGGCTGCCCCGATTTTCGCCCATATAATTGTGGAACGCTTATAGGGTTTTGAGAATAAGAATTCGCTTGTACCGGATCTCTCTTCTCTGGAAACGGCAAATACCCCTGAAAATCCCGCATAAAAGAAGGCAAGCAGGTTGGTCCAGAAGATAAGCGCCCAGGGGGGTGTCGATTCTCACTCCATTTAATCCAAATAAAATTAATATAATTTTGGGAAAGCTTTCTGCCAGAGCAGCAATTTCTCCCATGGCATCTTTTAACACAATAAATTCTATTGCTGCAAATCCTGTAAGCATCACGATTAACACAAGCCATATCATCAGCATTTTCCGCGTCAGCTTCAGTTCTTTTAAATAGATCGTTTTCATGTCAGCCTCCGAATATAACGTCTTTTTTAAGAAATGTCCTGCAGCTGATATATAGCAGTCCGGCACAAAGAGCTACATACCACATCACATAATTCCACTGGTAGAATCCGGATTCAGTGATGTTCACTGGATTAAAAAACGCAAAAGGAGTGAAATAGCCCAGTGCCGGCTGATTGATCTTCTTTGACATCGAGCTTAAGCAAAAAAGGCCAAACATAACACAGGAAGATATGAGCACTGGTGTCCGTACATTTGGGAAAAATGTTCCTGCGGCTGTTCCCAATACCACAAACATCAGCTCAACCAGCACAAGGGATATCCCAATAAGCAGAAACGCAGGCCAATCAATGCGGATGCCCTTGGCGGTCAAAAGTGCCAGCCCGGCTCCTGCGATGTAGGCGGCTCCTACGATCAGGCTGTCTGTCATGCAGGCAAGAACCTTGCTCCAGAAAACTTTGTTCCGGGAATGAGGCTCTGTGCTCCCCATAGCTTTTGGACAGGTTATTAATTTGAATTGCGTTCACCGGTGATTCTCCTTTCTTATTTCAAAAACTCAATATATCCAAAGTTTCCGTCTACGCGGATCTGATCTCCGTCCTTGATGTGTTTTGTGGCATCGGTCACACCGACAACAGCGGGCAGGCCATATTCCCGGGTGATCACGGCTCCGTGGGTTGCCATTCCGCCTACTTCTGTAACAAGTCCGCCAACTGAGATAAAGGCCGGCGTCCAGCTTGGGTCCGTAAATTTTGTCACCAGGATATCGCCTTTTTCTATTTTCCCTGCCTCTTTTATATCCAGGACGACCCTTGCCCGGCCCACTGCTACGCCGCCTGATACGGCTAGCCCGGGCAGTGCTCCTTCCGGAACCTGGCGGCTATATTCTCCTTCCACCACTTCTCCGTCGGAGAACATGAGGCGGGGTGGGGTAAGAGAGGCGTACTTTTCATAATCCGCCTTTAAAGCATCAATCTTTTTATAATCGGGTTCATATTCTCCGGCAAACAGGCTTGCAAGTTCCGGAAGGCGAAGATAGAAGACATCTTCCACACTTCTTAGCCTGCCTTGGAGGACAAGCTTTTCGGATTCCTTAAGGATGGCCTGTTTGTATTCCCAATAACGTTTCATCCAGTAATATTTGGGAGATTCCCGAAGCCCTAAAAAGTTTCGGTAGAAGGATAACTGCTTTGCTAACTTCTTGGCTCTTCCGGCTCCCCATTTCTTTTTGGCAGTAGAAACCATGGATTTTACGGCATCATTGCTTTCCTGTTTTCCCTGAAGGAGCCTTTGCTCCGCATGGCCCTTGGGAAGCCTTATATCTGCCAGCACGGTGGGGAGGATCTTTCCTGGCTCCTCGGAAAACCGGGGTTTTGCAATGTCGATTTCCCCAGGGCAGCGCATTCCGTACCGCAGGAAAAATTTCTCAAAGGCTTTTGCAGCGTCATCCCCGCCTTGCAGTTTCCTCAATTCGTCAATGCAAAAGGAGTCCCCTGCTGTTTCAAGGTATTTTACTACCTCCGGGAAATTCCGGGAAACATCTGCGATACGGCTTACGTAAAATCCCATTTCCGAGGAAATGTTGCCCTTTATGGATTTTGACACTTCAACGCTTATATTGTCCTGTCCAAGTAGGAGTTTTCCTGCTTTATCAATCGGCTTTGTAAGGAAGAATGTCACCAGAAGCGGCCCCAGGCCCTCCGGATCAAACAGGCCTTTCATCAGATCCTCCGTGTCGCTCACAATAAAATCGATGATCTCCTTACCAGATAATTTTGCAAGTCCTTTTCTTGTCTTTTGGATTGCCGCTTCCATACGGCGGTTGTAGCCATCAATGATGGCCGGATCGTTTTTCCGGTAGATCCTTAATCCGGCGGTGATGCACTTTCCCACATCCTTTGGTATGGCGAAGTCGCTTTTTTGTCCTTTTGGAATGGATTTGATATAATCCTTTCTTGCCAGGACTTTATTGAATGCACAGTTCATCAGTTCATCTGAGTTAGTCAGCTTTTGACGCACCAGAGCCCTTCCCACGGGACTGTTTAAGTTATGGGTAATCTCCATATAGGGCCGCCCGCCGATTTCCGTAACCTTCACGGTTTTGGACATCAATTCCCAAAGGGACAATCCAAGAGGCAGCATGGTGTCTGTCATCATCTGAAGATGGCCAACGGAAATAAAACAGCGCTTAAAACCATCCGTGGTAGATGGACAGGGGTAAAGAGTGGTAATTCCGCGGGACTGGACAATATAGAATTTCATACCATCAAAACACCATTCAATATCCTGGGGACTTCCGAATTCCTTCTCGATCTTTTTCCCAAGGGCGGCAAGGGCGGTTACCTGTTCTTTGGTGAGACAGGGCTTTCCGCCGC is a genomic window of Lacrimispora sphenoides containing:
- a CDS encoding ABC transporter ATP-binding protein, whose protein sequence is MIKILKKILCFSGKHKGQLVRAVWYHIFYSVFEALPVAGILYSLTAIAESRADGAPLSIRVILITLGIMLFSVAGRILFHYLANRESSTACFSMCADQRIAIGERLKRMPMGFFNTNSLGEITSTVTTTMNEIEAMAGTAITNIVVGLVHAVILTLVITMFHWKIGLISFAAILLGLWVNGFLQKKSMEIAPEKQDVQASLASAVLEYIQGISVVKAYGLGETSNRTVDGAIGESCSQNLRFERLFTGLTALYSYIFKAAACGVLMAACCLFAGGELTLSNALTIVISSFVMYSYIEGVGGSASLLELIDDNLNRIQAVYEAPVLDENGADIQPDHFDIEFKDVSFSYDTRKILDHVDLRIPERTTAAIIGPSGGGKSTLCSLIARFWDVDSGEVLLNGRNVKDYTSDSLLRNLSIVFQNVYLFRGTIADNIRFGRPGATMEQIMVAAKKACCHDFIMEFPQGYGTLVGEGGGSLSGGQKQRISIARAILKDAPIIILDEATSSVDPENELQLQTAIEELTKRKTVIMIAHRLTTVRHADQILVLSGGKIAERGRHEELVEKNGLYREFLQVRKRAIGWSLDKNP
- a CDS encoding lactate utilization protein, coding for MDLYSRKNGPDIPLLIKRLERNNMAGYLVQDKNELLELLRRLIADGTTVGCGDSVTLEQTGVFEDLRKRDVDFLDKYDPSLTREGKREIYLKNFSADTFITGTNAITKDGKIFNIDGNGSRVAPMLYGPEQVIVVAGTNKITEDVEAAVKRTRQVAAPLDAKRLNKSTPCTTLGRCIDCGHRERICNDFVLITGQFIKDRIKVILVNEELGY
- a CDS encoding ABC transporter permease subunit produces the protein MFWTNLLAFFYAGFSGVFAVSREERSGTSEFLFSKPYKRSTIIWAKIGAAVTNLMVFSLTIGIMSYLCIILPLGDLRITGTHIITTLGILLTQIMLFSIGLFISGLTKSYKAASLYTLLTVAAFYVISFALDYAGIMAFLKVLTPVGYFNVVSVSENGLSPFYILLSLIITLAGCFMAVRLYERKDLHAS
- a CDS encoding phosphoenolpyruvate synthase encodes the protein MYILKIHKKEADSIQISGGKGASLARLSQRFPDSVPGGFIITTEFFKKYIRPAVKEAGSDMKSAVAGLILPAEAVKLIQSAYEELGSRVSVAVRSSATAEDLPDASFAGQQDTYLNISGSEAVITAVINCFASLYNQRAVSYRAKNKFDENEVQMAVVVQKMVDAKAAGVMFTADPITSDRFTIAIEAVEGLGEELVSGRKTPVTWTVKDDIKQRSGGKPCLTKEQVTALAALGKKIEKEFGSPQDIEWCFDGMKFYIVQSRGITTLYPCPSTTDGFKRCFISVGHLQMMTDTMLPLGLSLWELMSKTVKVTEIGGRPYMEITHNLNSPVGRALVRQKLTNSDELMNCAFNKVLARKDYIKSIPKGQKSDFAIPKDVGKCITAGLRIYRKNDPAIIDGYNRRMEAAIQKTRKGLAKLSGKEIIDFIVSDTEDLMKGLFDPEGLGPLLVTFFLTKPIDKAGKLLLGQDNISVEVSKSIKGNISSEMGFYVSRIADVSRNFPEVVKYLETAGDSFCIDELRKLQGGDDAAKAFEKFFLRYGMRCPGEIDIAKPRFSEEPGKILPTVLADIRLPKGHAEQRLLQGKQESNDAVKSMVSTAKKKWGAGRAKKLAKQLSFYRNFLGLRESPKYYWMKRYWEYKQAILKESEKLVLQGRLRSVEDVFYLRLPELASLFAGEYEPDYKKIDALKADYEKYASLTPPRLMFSDGEVVEGEYSRQVPEGALPGLAVSGGVAVGRARVVLDIKEAGKIEKGDILVTKFTDPSWTPAFISVGGLVTEVGGMATHGAVITREYGLPAVVGVTDATKHIKDGDQIRVDGNFGYIEFLK